The Penaeus chinensis breed Huanghai No. 1 chromosome 21, ASM1920278v2, whole genome shotgun sequence genome has a window encoding:
- the LOC125036501 gene encoding mitochondrial E3 ubiquitin protein ligase 1-like: MPLKDYFGDVVGLGISAGLAYSFYTFAKAGREMVHHLKNVPELEINANLVSKLSESGGGVLACVRGVVKASDVAIRCVARPEVAGVIWRHTIQEHLVAQVMGFWMNDKRTVDSSTSSVPFMLMDKGIGVQISDPAKLEDVDLILVSDKFGVANNSLADHLWGWMKGIRSTGTQQTEEMLVEGTQAMGIGQLTLKNEALYLDHSPLVPYMVTTRSKQTIVEELDGPVPYLRVLSVITACGVAFYSYRILKRWYRSWRKDIRRRDEQRVLDEARVRREAQGNDLPESLMCVVCCGLRDVLLVPCRHVCVCSECALKLNPRVCPVCRTDIERIQPVFYS; encoded by the exons ATGCCCCTCAAGGATTATTTCGGGGACGTGGTGGGCCTGGGCATCAGCGCCGGCCTCGCTTACTCGTTTTACACTTTCGCCAAAGCTGGGAGGGAAATGGTGCACCATCTcaag AATGTCCCAGAGCTGGAGATCAATGCAAATCTCGTCTCCAAGCTGtcggaaagtggaggaggagtgtTGGCTTGTGTGCGGGGCGTAGTGAAGGCATCAGATGTTGCCATTAGGTGTGTCGCACGGCCAGAGGTTGCTGGTGTCATCTGGCGCCATACGATTCAAGAACACCTTGTTGCCCAAGTGATGGGGTTCTG GATGAATGACAAGAGGACAGTGGACTCCTCGACAAGCAGCGTTCCCTTCATGCTAATGGACAAGGGCATTGGGGTCCAA ATTTCAGATCCAGCAAAACTAGAGGATGTTGACTTGATACTAGTAAGCGACAAATTTGGTGTTGCTAACAACTCCCTTGCAGACCACCTCTGGGGTTGGATGAAGGGCATTCGATCTACTGGGACACAACAAACAGAG GAAATGTTAGTCGAGGGCACTCAGGCCATGGGCATTGGGCAGCTTACCCTGAAGAATGAAGCCCTTTACCTCGATCACTCTCCTTTGGTCCCCTACATGGTTACGACGCGAAGTAAACAG ACAATTGTGGAGGAACTTGATGGACCAGTACCCTATTTACGGGTACTTAGTGTGATCACTGCATGTGGAGTCGCCTTCTATAGCTACCG CATCCTGAAGCGCTGGTACCGCAGCTGGCGTAAGGACATCCGCCGGCGTGATGAGCAACGCGTGCTGGATGAGGCCCGGGTGAGGCGTGAGGCCCAGGGCAATGACCTCCCAGAGAGCCTCATGTGTGTTGTCTGCTGTGGGCTCCGCGACGTCCTGCTGGTGCCATGCcgccatgtgtgtgtttgtagtgaatGTGCACTGAAGCTCAACCCCAGAGTGTGCCCTGTCTGCCGGACAGATATTGAACGGATCCAGCCTGTCTTCTACTCATGA